From the genome of Pungitius pungitius chromosome 21, fPunPun2.1, whole genome shotgun sequence, one region includes:
- the tdrd1 gene encoding tudor domain-containing protein 1 isoform X1 has protein sequence MYRAFSPNLVRPNLPLRKPSSGPVALYTPRPPAPATPLSFPDATAACTASGAIGDALTNVSVGRNQSALFQSTPPPLTVYFCNYCGQQGNLRCKRCKNTPYCSVACQAEDWKAHRHMCKSIDSEPQTEKPKETTASPLTGDTGSLLVSEQGNASSPQRVYLKDLHLTKIIKGDDIQASVLEFYNPGRFFLLAQNLELLEALQNISAELQKTYSCPSVTTYVPHVGEVCAVKFSCDLNWYRGLVQTLAADQKTANILYIDFGNEEDVPVDRIKPLAANIQPFCPCAMQCRIIGVVPTAGSWSSECCISVKKLLAGKFLTTSMVETQEDGRIHSVDITLSMGKKLSTFLLDHGYAEEEAVNTAPTMNEINALVTASLDNFRRLSDGKDDNTWAQLPEPLTQAVGDSFYVLITHLQSPNEMIVQKVENAGVIRELQLKLREHCSQVPAPQNFRPAPGTVCCAQFSEDKQWYRAKVLGYSSEERICVGYLDFGNSEEVDLANLQPISTSLLALPMQAIPCGLAGVRPVGESWTEDCLLALQRRVANRILHIEITGEHDGKLLVTMIDEASDPQANVAELLSSAGFAVPVSPVSDEQADQTASASVDPQEPTSACEPLVWSCNELPCDGQTVALLASVVENPQEFYCRIDNPTDHQRLMELGAQLKEHCEAAASPFVPKVGEPCCAMFPVDGKWYRAMVKALSEEVSVYFVDYGYTMKVEKNHLRSITDRLLTLPFQAICCWLTGVEPLGSEWSSEALLCFDTLVDGEQLSARVLSVTDRGYGLELKSRGKDVANALISEQLAKVPGALPAEAEAVSGHAHQEKGQENEHSPKHAHTNQVTGASLKEMPTEGQTATPSKVSAPGFPVDWKAVELPLNSTFQPRIAAFIGPSLFYIIVPIQVDQQKLQEVMMELTVYCSDIQASSSSTVPCKPALGAACCAQFSADNNWYRAVVVEVDDNEASVIYADYGNAEKVPFSRILPIPMSLLQLPFHVTRCTLNGKEPFPANLPEEVQQMFENLLFSGVLATVQSFNGTENVLTLALPSEKGGQLVSAMISDALKARATSSPPKVDRIDSSASAAGPSALPEGLRSNSGSEKGPESTAAATGPPVDLEPESQTLQQRKNTSAVAVDDPQTSGCCCLKLTTKIDDLERLMQQQLSLIKLLVGQKK, from the exons ATGTATCGGGCATTCTCTCCAAACCTGGTTCGACCCAACTTGCCCTTGAGGAAGCCGTCATCGGGCCCCGTGGCTCTCTATACCCCGAGGCCTCCGGCCCCGGCGACACCTCTCTCCTTTCCCGATGCTACGGCTGCGTGCACCGCGTCGGGCGCCATTGGAGACG CCCTGACGAACGTATCAGTAGGCAGGAATCAATCAGCA TTGTTCCAATCCACACCACCACCGCTGACTGTATATTTCTGCAACTACTGTGGTCAGCAAG GAAATTTGCGGTGCAAGCGCTGCAAGAACACGCCATACTGCTCCGTGGCGTGTCAGGCAGAAGACTGGAAGGCACACAGGCACATGTGCAAGTCCATTGATTCAGAACCTCAAAC TGAAAAACCTAAAGAAACTACAGCTTCACCATTGACAGGAGACACGGGAAGCCTGCTTGTGTCCGAG CAAGGTAATGCATCCAGCCCCCAGAGAGTCTACTTGAAGGACTTGCACTTGACTAAAATCATTAAGGGAGACGACATCCAG GCATCGGTCTTAGAGTTCTACAACCCTGGCAGGTTTTTCCTTCTCGCCCAAAACCTTGAACTTCTGGAAGCTCTGCAGAACATCAGCGCAGAGCTTCAGAAAACGTACAGCTGCCCATCAGTGACGACCTATGTTCCCCATGTTGGAGAAGTTTGTGCGGTTAAGTTCTCCTGTGATCTG AACTGGTACAGAGGACTTGTCCAGACATTAGCTGCTGACCAGAAGACGGCTAATATCCTTTATATTGACTTTGGCAATGAAGAGGATGTCCCCGTGGACAGGATCAAGCCCCTGGCTGCCAACATCCAGCCATTTTGTCCATGC GCAATGCAGTGCCGTATCATCGGGGTGGTGCCAACGGCTGGCAGCTGGTCTTCAGAGTGCTGTATTTCAGTGAAAAAGCTTTTGGCCGGCAAGTTTTTGACTACTAGTATGGTGGAAACACAGGAAGATGGTCGCATACATTCCGTGGATATCACACTTTCAATGG gaaagaaATTAAGCACGTTTCTCCTTGATCATGGTTatgcagaggaggaagctgtCAACACAGCACCAACTATGAATGAAATAA ACGCTCTGGTGACTGCATCTTTGGACAACTTCAGACGTCTCTCTGATGGAAAAGATGACAATACTTGGGCTCAGCTACCAGAGCCACTGACACAGGCAGTGGGGGACTCCTTCTATGTTTTGATCACCCACCTCCAGTCACCCAATGAAATGATTGTACAGAAGGTAGAGAACGCCG GAGTGATTCGGGAGTTGCAGCTGAAGCTGAGGGAGCACTGCTCTCAGGTCCCAGCGCCTCAGAACTTCAGGCCGGCCCCCGGCACAGTTTGCTGTGCACAGTTCTCGG AGGACAAGCAGTGGTACAGGGCCAAGGTTTTGGGTTATTCATCAGAGGAACGCATCTGTGTTGGCTACCTTGATTTTGGCAACTCTGAGGAAGTGGATTTAGCCAACCTGCAGCCTATCAGCACTTCACTACTGGCCTTGCCAATGCAAGCTATACCTTGTGGTCTAGCAG GTGTGCGGCCAGTTGGGGAGAGCTGGACAGAAGACTGCCTGCTGGCTCTGCAGCGGAGAGTAGCGAACCGAATACTGCACATCGAGATCACGGGAGAACACGACGGCAAGCTTCTAGTGACCATGATCGACGAGGCCAGCGATCCTCAGGCCAATGTCGCCGAGCTGTTGAGCTCTGCTGGCTTCGCCGTTCCGGTTTCTCCCGTCAGTGACGAGCAGGCGGACCAGACCGCCAGTGCTTCTGTGGACCCCCAAG AGCCTACCTCCGCCTGTGAGCCTCTGGTGTGGTCTTGCAATGAGCTTCCCTGTGACGGCCAGACAGTGGCACTGCTTGCTAGTGTCGTGGAGAACCCTCAAGAGTTCTACTGCCGCATCGACAACCCCACAG accATCAGCGGCTCATGGAGCTGGGAGCTCAGTTGAAGGAGCATTGCGAGGCAGCGGCGTCTCCTTTTGTACCCAAAGTAGGGGAGCCGTGTTGTGCCATGTTTCCTG TTGATGGAAAGTGGTATCGGGCAATGGTGAAGGCTCTGTCCGAAGAAGTGTCTGTCTACTTTGTGGACTATGGTTACACCatgaaagttgaaaagaaccACCTTCGATCCATTACAGACAGACTCCTGACTCTACCCTTTCAGGCTATTTGCTGCTGGCtcacag GTGTGGAGCCTCTGGGGTCAGAGTGGAGCAGTGAGGCCTTGCTGTGCTTCGATACGCTGGTGGATGGAGAGCAGCTCTCTGCGCGTGTCCTTTCAGTCACTGATCGGGGTTACGGTTTGGAGCTGAAGAGCCGTGGGAAGGATGTGGCAAACGCCCTCATTTCTGAGCAGCTAGCCAAAGTTCCTGGGGCGCTACCCGCAGAAGCAGAAGCTGTTTCTGGACATGCACACCAAGAGAAAGGGCAGGAAAATGAACACAGcccaaaacatgcacacaccaaCCAGGTGACTGGAGCCAGTTTGAAAGAAATGCCAACTGAGGGCCAGACTGCAACGCCATCAAAAG TTTCAGCCCCGGGTTTCCCAGTGGACTGGAAGGCAGTGGAGCTGCCTCTCAACAGCACCTTTCAGCCTCGTATCGCTGCCTTCATCGGCCCGTCCCTCTTCTACATCATCGTTCCTATTCAGG TAGACCAGCAGAAGCTTCAGGaggtgatgatggagctgacAGTTTACTGCAGCGACATCCAGGCTTCTTCATCCTCCACTGTCCCCTGCAAACCGGCTCTTGGAGCTGCCTGTTGCGCCCAGTTCTCTG CCGACAACAACTGGTACCGTGCGGTGGTCGTGGAGGTCGACGACAATGAGGCGAGTGTCATCTACGCAGATTACGGCAACGCTGAGAAAGTGCCATTCTCCCGTATCCTTCCCATCCCCATGAGCCTGCTACAGCTCCCCTTTCACGTCACCCGGTGCACCCTCAATG GTAAAGAACCCTTTCCTGCAAACCTTCCAGAGGAGGTCCAGCAGATGTTTGAAAACCTGCTGTTTAGTGGCGTCCTCGCCACAGTCCAGTCCTTCAATGGCACTGAAAACGTGCTGACACTCGCTCTGCCCTCTGAGAAGGGCGGGCAACTCGTCTCGGCCATGATCTCGGACGCCCTAAAGGCCCGGGCCACGAGCAGTCCTCCGAAGGTCGACCGAATTGACAGCAGCGCCTCTGCTGCTGGACCTTCAGCTCTACCTGAGGGTCTCCGGTCCAACTCTGGAAGCGAAAAGGGGCCCGAAAGCACAGCAGCTGCCACGGGCCCCCCCGTGGACCTAGAGCCGGAATCCCAGACTCTCCAGCAAAGGAAAAATACGTCAGCTGTGGCGGTCGATG ATCCTCAGACGTCGGGCTGCTGCTGTCTAAAGCTGACCACAAAG ATTGACGACCTGGAGCGGttgatgcagcagcagctttctcTCATCAAACTGTTGGTGGGACAGAAAAAATGA
- the tdrd1 gene encoding tudor domain-containing protein 1 isoform X2, with the protein MYRAFSPNLVRPNLPLRKPSSGPVALYTPRPPAPATPLSFPDATAACTASGAIGDALTNVSVGRNQSALFQSTPPPLTVYFCNYCGQQGNLRCKRCKNTPYCSVACQAEDWKAHRHMCKSIDSEPQTEKPKETTASPLTGDTGSLLVSEQGNASSPQRVYLKDLHLTKIIKGDDIQASVLEFYNPGRFFLLAQNLELLEALQNISAELQKTYSCPSVTTYVPHVGEVCAVKFSCDLNWYRGLVQTLAADQKTANILYIDFGNEEDVPVDRIKPLAANIQPFCPCAMQCRIIGVVPTAGSWSSECCISVKKLLAGKFLTTSMVETQEDGRIHSVDITLSMGKKLSTFLLDHGYAEEEAVNTAPTMNEINALVTASLDNFRRLSDGKDDNTWAQLPEPLTQAVGDSFYVLITHLQSPNEMIVQKVENAGVIRELQLKLREHCSQVPAPQNFRPAPGTVCCAQFSEDKQWYRAKVLGYSSEERICVGYLDFGNSEEVDLANLQPISTSLLALPMQAIPCGLAGVRPVGESWTEDCLLALQRRVANRILHIEITGEHDGKLLVTMIDEASDPQANVAELLSSAGFAVPVSPVSDEQADQTASASVDPQEPTSACEPLVWSCNELPCDGQTVALLASVVENPQEFYCRIDNPTDHQRLMELGAQLKEHCEAAASPFVPKVGEPCCAMFPVDGKWYRAMVKALSEEVSVYFVDYGYTMKVEKNHLRSITDRLLTLPFQAICCWLTGVEPLGSEWSSEALLCFDTLVDGEQLSARVLSVTDRGYGLELKSRGKDVANALISEQLAKVPGALPAEAEAVSGHAHQEKGQENEHSPKHAHTNQVTGASLKEMPTEGQTATPSKVSAPGFPVDWKAVELPLNSTFQPRIAAFIGPSLFYIIVPIQDQQKLQEVMMELTVYCSDIQASSSSTVPCKPALGAACCAQFSADNNWYRAVVVEVDDNEASVIYADYGNAEKVPFSRILPIPMSLLQLPFHVTRCTLNGKEPFPANLPEEVQQMFENLLFSGVLATVQSFNGTENVLTLALPSEKGGQLVSAMISDALKARATSSPPKVDRIDSSASAAGPSALPEGLRSNSGSEKGPESTAAATGPPVDLEPESQTLQQRKNTSAVAVDDPQTSGCCCLKLTTKIDDLERLMQQQLSLIKLLVGQKK; encoded by the exons ATGTATCGGGCATTCTCTCCAAACCTGGTTCGACCCAACTTGCCCTTGAGGAAGCCGTCATCGGGCCCCGTGGCTCTCTATACCCCGAGGCCTCCGGCCCCGGCGACACCTCTCTCCTTTCCCGATGCTACGGCTGCGTGCACCGCGTCGGGCGCCATTGGAGACG CCCTGACGAACGTATCAGTAGGCAGGAATCAATCAGCA TTGTTCCAATCCACACCACCACCGCTGACTGTATATTTCTGCAACTACTGTGGTCAGCAAG GAAATTTGCGGTGCAAGCGCTGCAAGAACACGCCATACTGCTCCGTGGCGTGTCAGGCAGAAGACTGGAAGGCACACAGGCACATGTGCAAGTCCATTGATTCAGAACCTCAAAC TGAAAAACCTAAAGAAACTACAGCTTCACCATTGACAGGAGACACGGGAAGCCTGCTTGTGTCCGAG CAAGGTAATGCATCCAGCCCCCAGAGAGTCTACTTGAAGGACTTGCACTTGACTAAAATCATTAAGGGAGACGACATCCAG GCATCGGTCTTAGAGTTCTACAACCCTGGCAGGTTTTTCCTTCTCGCCCAAAACCTTGAACTTCTGGAAGCTCTGCAGAACATCAGCGCAGAGCTTCAGAAAACGTACAGCTGCCCATCAGTGACGACCTATGTTCCCCATGTTGGAGAAGTTTGTGCGGTTAAGTTCTCCTGTGATCTG AACTGGTACAGAGGACTTGTCCAGACATTAGCTGCTGACCAGAAGACGGCTAATATCCTTTATATTGACTTTGGCAATGAAGAGGATGTCCCCGTGGACAGGATCAAGCCCCTGGCTGCCAACATCCAGCCATTTTGTCCATGC GCAATGCAGTGCCGTATCATCGGGGTGGTGCCAACGGCTGGCAGCTGGTCTTCAGAGTGCTGTATTTCAGTGAAAAAGCTTTTGGCCGGCAAGTTTTTGACTACTAGTATGGTGGAAACACAGGAAGATGGTCGCATACATTCCGTGGATATCACACTTTCAATGG gaaagaaATTAAGCACGTTTCTCCTTGATCATGGTTatgcagaggaggaagctgtCAACACAGCACCAACTATGAATGAAATAA ACGCTCTGGTGACTGCATCTTTGGACAACTTCAGACGTCTCTCTGATGGAAAAGATGACAATACTTGGGCTCAGCTACCAGAGCCACTGACACAGGCAGTGGGGGACTCCTTCTATGTTTTGATCACCCACCTCCAGTCACCCAATGAAATGATTGTACAGAAGGTAGAGAACGCCG GAGTGATTCGGGAGTTGCAGCTGAAGCTGAGGGAGCACTGCTCTCAGGTCCCAGCGCCTCAGAACTTCAGGCCGGCCCCCGGCACAGTTTGCTGTGCACAGTTCTCGG AGGACAAGCAGTGGTACAGGGCCAAGGTTTTGGGTTATTCATCAGAGGAACGCATCTGTGTTGGCTACCTTGATTTTGGCAACTCTGAGGAAGTGGATTTAGCCAACCTGCAGCCTATCAGCACTTCACTACTGGCCTTGCCAATGCAAGCTATACCTTGTGGTCTAGCAG GTGTGCGGCCAGTTGGGGAGAGCTGGACAGAAGACTGCCTGCTGGCTCTGCAGCGGAGAGTAGCGAACCGAATACTGCACATCGAGATCACGGGAGAACACGACGGCAAGCTTCTAGTGACCATGATCGACGAGGCCAGCGATCCTCAGGCCAATGTCGCCGAGCTGTTGAGCTCTGCTGGCTTCGCCGTTCCGGTTTCTCCCGTCAGTGACGAGCAGGCGGACCAGACCGCCAGTGCTTCTGTGGACCCCCAAG AGCCTACCTCCGCCTGTGAGCCTCTGGTGTGGTCTTGCAATGAGCTTCCCTGTGACGGCCAGACAGTGGCACTGCTTGCTAGTGTCGTGGAGAACCCTCAAGAGTTCTACTGCCGCATCGACAACCCCACAG accATCAGCGGCTCATGGAGCTGGGAGCTCAGTTGAAGGAGCATTGCGAGGCAGCGGCGTCTCCTTTTGTACCCAAAGTAGGGGAGCCGTGTTGTGCCATGTTTCCTG TTGATGGAAAGTGGTATCGGGCAATGGTGAAGGCTCTGTCCGAAGAAGTGTCTGTCTACTTTGTGGACTATGGTTACACCatgaaagttgaaaagaaccACCTTCGATCCATTACAGACAGACTCCTGACTCTACCCTTTCAGGCTATTTGCTGCTGGCtcacag GTGTGGAGCCTCTGGGGTCAGAGTGGAGCAGTGAGGCCTTGCTGTGCTTCGATACGCTGGTGGATGGAGAGCAGCTCTCTGCGCGTGTCCTTTCAGTCACTGATCGGGGTTACGGTTTGGAGCTGAAGAGCCGTGGGAAGGATGTGGCAAACGCCCTCATTTCTGAGCAGCTAGCCAAAGTTCCTGGGGCGCTACCCGCAGAAGCAGAAGCTGTTTCTGGACATGCACACCAAGAGAAAGGGCAGGAAAATGAACACAGcccaaaacatgcacacaccaaCCAGGTGACTGGAGCCAGTTTGAAAGAAATGCCAACTGAGGGCCAGACTGCAACGCCATCAAAAG TTTCAGCCCCGGGTTTCCCAGTGGACTGGAAGGCAGTGGAGCTGCCTCTCAACAGCACCTTTCAGCCTCGTATCGCTGCCTTCATCGGCCCGTCCCTCTTCTACATCATCGTTCCTATTCAGG ACCAGCAGAAGCTTCAGGaggtgatgatggagctgacAGTTTACTGCAGCGACATCCAGGCTTCTTCATCCTCCACTGTCCCCTGCAAACCGGCTCTTGGAGCTGCCTGTTGCGCCCAGTTCTCTG CCGACAACAACTGGTACCGTGCGGTGGTCGTGGAGGTCGACGACAATGAGGCGAGTGTCATCTACGCAGATTACGGCAACGCTGAGAAAGTGCCATTCTCCCGTATCCTTCCCATCCCCATGAGCCTGCTACAGCTCCCCTTTCACGTCACCCGGTGCACCCTCAATG GTAAAGAACCCTTTCCTGCAAACCTTCCAGAGGAGGTCCAGCAGATGTTTGAAAACCTGCTGTTTAGTGGCGTCCTCGCCACAGTCCAGTCCTTCAATGGCACTGAAAACGTGCTGACACTCGCTCTGCCCTCTGAGAAGGGCGGGCAACTCGTCTCGGCCATGATCTCGGACGCCCTAAAGGCCCGGGCCACGAGCAGTCCTCCGAAGGTCGACCGAATTGACAGCAGCGCCTCTGCTGCTGGACCTTCAGCTCTACCTGAGGGTCTCCGGTCCAACTCTGGAAGCGAAAAGGGGCCCGAAAGCACAGCAGCTGCCACGGGCCCCCCCGTGGACCTAGAGCCGGAATCCCAGACTCTCCAGCAAAGGAAAAATACGTCAGCTGTGGCGGTCGATG ATCCTCAGACGTCGGGCTGCTGCTGTCTAAAGCTGACCACAAAG ATTGACGACCTGGAGCGGttgatgcagcagcagctttctcTCATCAAACTGTTGGTGGGACAGAAAAAATGA